In uncultured Bacteroides sp., the following proteins share a genomic window:
- a CDS encoding outer membrane beta-barrel protein: MCKLINLFILLNIFLSFTVSGAETNGVVTGKILADNKLPLEGAQVVLLAQKDSSFVKATASDKNGTFIFKQVNAGRYLVQVSMLGYKKETRNTLVQADKSVFLTPVLMEVEAKSLGDIVITAKNPAVEIMADKTVINLESFVLNSGGNAFTVMQNLPGVVISNNGAVSLNGKSGAKVLIDGKISYLEGTELVNYLKSTPVSSLEKVELVANPSAKYDASGNSGIINIRTRRAKLMGFNMTLNSSYDQGKYGRANNNISFNHRNGKFNVFGMYGYYTGHDFVDLKISREFDRSAAGLSTMFGQDSYRKRADDNHYFNGGVHYFASPKTTFELSASGYGASRVEDGGINSRFYTDISKSDSTLRSSTNNRDKRYNFRSGLSMTHKIDSIGKELCVSADYLHYSVEEDQLHNDLFAKAAGGFSSQSLSKGFKDGTIGVFSAQTDISYPVSDKLSFESGLKTTFVDVDNSSEYNNKVGQEWLPDYGLNCKFLYKENVNAAYVSSKISRNQFHLEAGLRIENTNIKGHQLGNQERKDSLFRVSYTDLFPTASLTYSLKNSDIIALTYGRRINRPNYRDLNPFIYIFDAYTYEQGNTALKPQFSNNIDLSYIIRKNYSVSMFYSNIEQAIVKSYMVKENSKRVYVMPTNMASYNSYGLRMSVGQFTLSKFWNSNVYMALTRNSYKWVEDNVPLKNGYTTFLINMSNRITLPKEWSAELSGFYNGKMAMGQINVSPMWKVSAAIQKKLFKGNVTLSIYSNDIFNSYVTKINGLFNGNMAKVNERNDRCAVGISFTYRFRKGSEAKEIKKKSDSIDSKRINL, encoded by the coding sequence ATGTGCAAACTAATTAATCTGTTTATCTTACTAAATATTTTTCTGTCTTTCACCGTTTCGGGTGCTGAAACAAACGGTGTGGTGACTGGTAAAATTCTGGCCGACAACAAACTTCCGCTGGAAGGCGCTCAGGTTGTTTTGTTGGCTCAGAAAGATTCCTCTTTTGTAAAGGCAACAGCCAGTGATAAAAATGGAACTTTTATATTCAAACAAGTAAATGCCGGGCGTTATCTTGTTCAGGTTTCCATGCTTGGGTATAAGAAAGAAACGAGGAATACACTTGTGCAAGCAGATAAATCGGTGTTTCTTACTCCGGTTCTTATGGAAGTGGAAGCAAAAAGTCTGGGCGATATTGTAATAACTGCCAAAAATCCCGCGGTGGAGATTATGGCCGACAAGACAGTTATCAATCTGGAATCGTTTGTTCTGAATTCCGGTGGAAATGCATTTACTGTGATGCAGAATCTTCCGGGAGTGGTTATCAGCAATAATGGCGCCGTTTCATTAAATGGAAAAAGTGGTGCAAAGGTATTGATTGACGGAAAAATCTCTTATCTGGAAGGAACCGAGCTTGTAAATTATTTAAAGTCCACCCCGGTTTCCTCGCTCGAAAAGGTAGAACTTGTGGCCAACCCGTCTGCAAAATATGATGCAAGCGGAAACTCCGGTATAATAAACATCAGAACCAGGAGGGCTAAGCTGATGGGTTTCAATATGACGCTGAATTCCAGCTATGATCAAGGCAAGTATGGCAGGGCAAACAATAATATTTCGTTTAATCATCGCAATGGAAAGTTCAACGTGTTTGGCATGTACGGCTACTATACCGGACACGATTTTGTTGATTTAAAGATTTCCAGAGAGTTTGACCGCTCAGCTGCCGGATTAAGCACCATGTTCGGTCAGGATTCTTACCGTAAACGAGCTGACGATAACCACTATTTTAATGGAGGCGTTCATTATTTTGCATCTCCAAAAACAACCTTTGAACTGTCTGCCAGCGGTTATGGTGCCAGCAGGGTGGAAGATGGCGGCATAAATTCCCGGTTCTATACAGATATAAGCAAGAGCGATTCAACTCTTCGCTCGTCAACAAACAATCGGGATAAGAGATATAATTTCAGATCCGGCTTAAGTATGACACATAAAATAGACAGTATTGGAAAAGAACTCTGTGTCTCAGCTGATTATCTTCATTATTCTGTAGAGGAAGATCAGTTGCACAACGATTTGTTTGCCAAAGCAGCCGGGGGCTTCTCGTCTCAAAGTCTGTCGAAGGGGTTTAAGGATGGAACTATCGGGGTGTTTTCTGCTCAGACAGATATTTCTTATCCGGTCTCAGATAAGTTATCTTTTGAAAGCGGGCTGAAAACTACGTTTGTTGACGTAGATAATTCGTCTGAATATAACAATAAAGTTGGCCAGGAATGGCTGCCCGACTATGGATTAAACTGTAAGTTCCTTTATAAAGAGAACGTAAATGCTGCGTATGTCAGTAGTAAGATTTCAAGAAATCAGTTTCATCTGGAGGCCGGATTGCGCATAGAAAATACAAATATAAAGGGGCATCAGCTTGGCAATCAAGAGAGAAAAGATTCTTTGTTCAGAGTGTCATACACAGATCTGTTTCCAACGGCATCTTTAACCTATAGTCTTAAAAACTCAGATATTATAGCCTTGACTTATGGGCGAAGAATAAATCGTCCCAATTACCGCGATCTGAATCCGTTTATCTATATTTTTGATGCCTATACTTACGAACAGGGAAACACAGCCCTGAAACCTCAGTTTTCCAATAATATAGATCTCTCATATATAATAAGGAAGAATTATTCAGTCAGCATGTTCTACAGTAACATTGAGCAGGCCATTGTAAAATCTTATATGGTAAAGGAAAATAGTAAACGGGTTTATGTGATGCCAACCAATATGGCCAGCTATAATTCTTATGGCTTGCGGATGAGCGTTGGGCAATTTACTTTGAGCAAATTCTGGAACTCGAATGTGTATATGGCTCTGACCAGAAACAGCTATAAGTGGGTTGAAGATAATGTTCCATTGAAGAACGGTTATACTACTTTCCTTATTAATATGAGCAACAGAATCACCTTGCCAAAGGAGTGGTCGGCAGAGCTATCGGGCTTTTATAACGGGAAAATGGCTATGGGACAAATCAATGTTTCCCCTATGTGGAAAGTTTCGGCGGCCATTCAAAAGAAATTATTCAAGGGAAATGTCACGCTCAGTATTTATTCGAATGACATCTTTAACTCATACGTTACTAAGATAAACGGACTATTTAATGGAAATATGGCAAAGGTAAATGAAAGGAACGACCGTTGTGCTGTAGGAATCTCCTTTACCTATAGATTCAGAAAAGGATCTGAGGCGAAAGAAATTAAGAAAAAAAGCGACTCTATTGATTCAAAAAGAATAAATTTGTAG
- a CDS encoding GDP-L-fucose synthase — MEKNAKIFVAGHRGLVGSAILNNLKKKGYTNFVLRTHKELDLCNQAAVTEFFDEEKPEYVFLAAAHVGGIVANSLYRADFIYRNLEIQNNVIYNAYRTGVKKLLFLGSTCIYPGNAPQPMKEDCLLTSELEYTNEPYALSKIAGLKMCESFNLQYNTNYIAVMPTNLYGPNDNFNLERSHVLPALIRKAHLGKQLMTGNWDEIRKDFNTAPVEGVDGNASQEEILAKLNKYGITLSEDGKVNVEIWGTGAPLREFLWSEDMADACVFVMENVDFADLRGNSKEVRNCHINIGTGKELSIKQLAYLVAEKVGFAGNIVFNADKPDGTMRKLTDPSKLHSLGWTHKVELEEGVSMIYDWYKNK, encoded by the coding sequence ATGGAAAAGAATGCAAAGATATTTGTAGCCGGTCACCGCGGATTAGTAGGGTCGGCTATTCTAAATAATCTGAAGAAAAAAGGATATACCAATTTCGTTCTTCGCACACACAAGGAGCTTGATTTATGTAATCAGGCTGCTGTAACGGAGTTCTTTGATGAGGAAAAACCGGAATATGTATTTCTGGCTGCCGCACACGTGGGCGGCATTGTGGCAAACAGCCTTTACAGAGCTGACTTTATTTACCGCAACCTCGAAATTCAGAATAATGTAATTTACAATGCTTACCGCACAGGAGTTAAGAAACTGTTATTCCTTGGAAGCACTTGTATTTATCCGGGTAATGCTCCTCAGCCAATGAAGGAAGATTGCCTGCTTACTTCTGAGCTTGAATATACGAATGAGCCGTATGCTTTGTCCAAAATTGCCGGACTAAAGATGTGTGAAAGCTTTAACTTACAGTATAATACAAACTATATTGCAGTTATGCCTACCAATCTTTATGGCCCGAATGATAATTTCAATCTGGAACGCAGCCATGTATTGCCAGCCTTAATCAGAAAAGCTCACCTTGGAAAGCAACTTATGACCGGTAACTGGGACGAGATCCGCAAGGATTTTAATACTGCTCCGGTAGAAGGTGTAGATGGAAATGCCAGTCAGGAAGAGATTCTTGCAAAACTAAACAAATACGGCATTACTCTGTCTGAAGACGGAAAAGTGAATGTTGAGATTTGGGGAACGGGTGCTCCCCTACGCGAATTCCTTTGGAGCGAAGATATGGCCGATGCTTGTGTATTCGTTATGGAGAATGTTGATTTTGCCGACCTTAGAGGAAACAGCAAGGAAGTGCGCAACTGCCACATTAATATAGGAACAGGAAAAGAACTTTCTATTAAACAGCTTGCTTATCTGGTTGCTGAGAAAGTTGGTTTCGCCGGTAATATTGTTTTCAATGCCGACAAACCGGACGGAACTATGCGTAAGCTGACTGATCCTTCCAAACTTCACAGTCTGGGATGGACTCACAAGGTGGAACTTGAAGAGGGTGTTTCAATGATCTATGACTGGTATAAAAACAAGTAA
- a CDS encoding LytTR family DNA-binding domain-containing protein, which produces MKLKCIITDDEPMARKGLQSYVEKLDFLELVGVCEDAIQLNNVLKTQSVDLLFLDIEMPYMSGLDLLSSLVNPPKVIITSAYEQYAIKGYDLEVVDYLLKPISFERFLKAVNKVYDLIKSQQSLSSASDYFFVKVNQKFEKIFFKDILYIEGVENYVSIQTELGKIITHSTLKLILENLPENLFIQTHKSFIVNAEKVSIVEGNMLGIGKYKIPVSRTYKEEVLETILRNKLQANS; this is translated from the coding sequence ATGAAACTGAAATGTATTATTACAGATGATGAACCTATGGCAAGGAAAGGGCTACAGAGTTACGTTGAAAAACTGGACTTTCTGGAGCTGGTAGGAGTGTGCGAAGATGCAATACAGTTGAATAATGTCCTGAAAACTCAGTCGGTTGATTTGCTGTTTCTTGATATAGAGATGCCATATATGTCGGGACTAGATTTACTTTCCTCTCTTGTTAATCCTCCGAAAGTAATCATTACCAGTGCGTATGAACAGTATGCCATAAAAGGATACGACCTGGAAGTGGTAGATTATCTGCTAAAACCAATATCTTTTGAGCGATTTCTCAAAGCTGTAAATAAGGTGTATGATTTAATAAAGAGTCAGCAATCACTATCTTCTGCATCCGATTATTTCTTTGTAAAGGTAAACCAGAAGTTTGAGAAGATCTTTTTCAAAGATATACTGTATATCGAAGGGGTTGAGAACTATGTTTCTATACAGACTGAGCTAGGAAAAATAATCACTCACTCAACCCTGAAGCTTATTCTTGAAAACCTTCCGGAAAATCTGTTTATCCAGACTCATAAATCGTTTATAGTTAATGCAGAGAAAGTTTCTATTGTAGAAGGGAATATGCTTGGGATTGGAAAATATAAGATTCCCGTATCTAGAACATATAAAGAGGAGGTTCTGGAAACTATTCTAAGGAATAAATTGCAGGCAAATAGCTGA
- a CDS encoding histidine kinase, producing MKRNSFWFWIFPTIFALVVMTGIRLVSDTPTGYKFWERPIVFNLIEFASAIIIAYIFQLIIYIFLKRSSRKTGKLSFNKLLLEYLYIWLIGVVIVNPSLVVIHYFTNDPPGIDDFVIATVIFSLFLIIVYSVFRGKQILDAYVAEKLQTQQVKNMQIETELKFLKAQFHPHFLFNALNTIYFQIDETNETPRKTIEKLSELLRYQLYDVNHPVYIEQEFNFINTYIDFQKTRMKDSLQLDVAFDPQLRNQKIHPLLLFPLIENAFKYVGGEYWIKISARLEMNRLIFEVSNAIPHAIEQKSKKGGVGLDNLKKRLDILYPDKYNLSTSKANDVYVAKLIIEL from the coding sequence ATGAAAAGAAATAGTTTTTGGTTCTGGATTTTCCCCACAATTTTTGCATTGGTGGTGATGACTGGCATTAGGCTGGTGAGCGATACTCCAACAGGATATAAATTCTGGGAAAGACCTATTGTGTTTAATCTGATAGAGTTTGCTTCTGCCATTATTATTGCGTATATTTTCCAGCTGATAATTTATATTTTCCTTAAAAGAAGTAGTCGTAAAACCGGCAAACTTAGCTTTAACAAACTCTTATTGGAGTATTTGTATATATGGCTCATCGGGGTTGTGATAGTGAATCCCAGTCTGGTAGTAATTCATTATTTTACCAATGATCCTCCGGGAATCGACGATTTTGTTATTGCTACAGTCATTTTTTCTCTTTTCCTGATAATTGTTTATTCCGTTTTTCGGGGAAAGCAGATTCTGGATGCTTATGTGGCTGAAAAACTACAGACTCAGCAGGTTAAAAACATGCAGATAGAAACGGAACTGAAATTCCTGAAAGCTCAGTTTCATCCTCATTTCTTGTTTAATGCGCTCAATACAATTTATTTTCAGATAGATGAAACCAATGAAACACCTCGTAAAACAATAGAGAAATTGTCGGAACTGCTTCGCTATCAGCTTTATGATGTAAATCATCCGGTTTATATTGAGCAGGAATTCAATTTTATAAATACATATATTGATTTTCAGAAAACAAGGATGAAAGATTCTCTTCAGCTTGATGTTGCCTTTGATCCTCAGCTCAGAAATCAGAAAATACATCCATTGCTTTTGTTTCCGTTAATTGAAAATGCATTTAAATACGTTGGCGGTGAGTATTGGATAAAGATAAGCGCACGGTTGGAAATGAATCGTCTGATTTTTGAAGTGAGTAACGCAATTCCTCATGCCATAGAGCAAAAATCTAAAAAAGGAGGCGTAGGGCTCGACAATCTGAAAAAGAGACTTGATATTCTGTATCCGGATAAATACAACCTGTCGACTTCAAAAGCAAATGATGTATACGTTGCTAAACTAATAATTGAACTGTAG